CGGCAATATCGCGCTCAAGACCGCCGAAGGGACTGCCAAACAGATTGGCAGTTACTTGCGTTCGGCCATGAATCGCACCTTTATGTCCCGTATCGGTTATCTCTTTGCCAAGGGCGCGTTTGATCTGCTGCGCGAGAAAATGGATCCGCGCAAGGTCAATGGCGGCGTGTTCCTGGGACTGAACGGCATCGTGATCAAGAGCCACGGCGGGACGGATGCGGAAGGTTATGCCTCTGCAATCGATCTGGCCTATGACATGGTCAAGAACGAACTGACCCACAAGATCGCCCAGGATCTTGTGCATTACCATCGTGGCCGCTTCGCTGAAGCCGCGCCGACATCGGAAGGTGATTTGTGAGCGTAATCCGTTCGACAGTAACCGGCTGCGGAAGCTATCTGCCGGAAAAAGTCCTGACCAACAACGACCTCGCCAAGATGGTCGACACGTCTGACGAATGGATCGTTCAGCGCACCGGTATCCAGCAGCGTCATGTGGCCGCGGAAGGCGAGGTGACCTCGGATCTGGCCCTGGAAGCTGCAAAACGCGCGTTGTCCGCAGCGGGCCGGGACGCCCAGGACATCGACACGATCATCCTGGCAACGGCAACGCCGGACAACACTTTTCCAGCCACCGCTGTCACTGTGCAGGCCCGTCTTGGTATCCATCACGGCGCAGCGTTCGATGTGCATGCCGTGTGCTCCGGCTTCGTCTATGCCCTGACCACGGCCGACGCCTATATCCGTGCGGGGCTCTCCAGGCGCTGCCTTGTGATCGGGGCGGAAACCTTCAGCCGGATCCTCGACTGGACCGACAGAACAACCTGCGTCCTGTTCGGGGATGGCGCAGGCGCGGTTGTCGTCGAAGCCGCCGAGGCCGACGGCAGCAATGCCGACCGCGGCATTCTGACGTCTCATCTGCGTTCGGACGGCCGTCACAAGGAAAAGCTTTTCGTCGATGGCGGCCCGTCCGCCACGCAGACCGTCGGTCATCTGCGCATGGAAGGCCGGGAAGTGTTCAAACATGCCGTCGGCATGATCACCGACGTGATCGAAGACGCCTACAATGCCACCGGTTACACGTCAGAGGATCTCGACTGGTTCATCCCGCACCAGGCCAACAAGCGCATCATCGATGCCAGCGCGAAGAAGCTCGGCATTGCGCCTGAAAAAGTGGTGACCACCGTGCAACTCCACGGCAACACGTCGGCTGCTTCCATTCCGCTGGCGCTGGATACTGCGGTAAAAGACGGACGTGTCAAAAAGAACGATCTTTTGATGCTGGAGGCGATGGGCGGCGGTTTCACCTGGGGCTCCGTGCTGTTGCGCTGGTAACGGTCTCTCCTCCGCCTCGTCACAAATATTAATCGGACGCCTAGTTCCGGTTGACCGACCTGCCTCAAGGCCGTACCGTATGGTCTTGCATCGGAGTTCTCTTGCAAAATCAGCCAGATCGCTGGCGCCGTTGAGGAGGGGTTATGGGCAATCGGACTATTACCCGCGCAGATCTATGCGAGGCCGTTTATCAGAAGGTGGGTCTGTCCCGGACTGAATCGTCTGAACTGGTCGAGCGCGTTCTTTCTGAAATTTCCGACTGTCTTGTGACCGGAGAATCGGTAAAATTGTCAAGCTTCGGGTCGTTTGTGGTTCGCTCCAAGGGGGAGCGCATCGGCCGCAATCCGAAGACCGGCGAGGAAGTGCCGATTTCGCCGCGCCGCGTGATGGTGTTCAAGCCATCAAATGTATTGAAGCAGCGTATCAATGATGCGCTGACGGGACAGGCCAGCAAATAACAAGACCGGATGAGCTCGCAGGACAAAAGCCCAGACGCCTTTCGCACCATCAGTGAGGTCGCTGACGACCTGGACCTGCCGCAGCATGTGCTGCGCTTCTGGGAAACGCGTTTCTCGCAGATCAAGCCGTTGAAGCGTGGCGGTGGGCGGCGTTATTACCGGCCGGACGATGTCGAGCTTCTGAAAGGCATTCGCCACCTGCTGTATGGCGAAGGCTACACCATCAAGGGCGTCCAGCGCATCTTGAAGGAGCAGGGACCTCGTTTCGTGATGCAGGTCCGGCATGAAGCCGGCAGCCCTTCACCGGCCCCGTCTTCGGCGACACCGCAATCCCCAAATGGTCCCTCGCTGCAAGCGGCACCTGCCGAAGGGCCTGTCCCGAACGATCCGGGGGAACCGCTTCCCCATGGTGTACTGGCCGAAGATGCGCCAGACCCGCACGATCAGTCCAGTTCCGGCGGTTTCAATATCCTGGGACGGCTGCGAGGTGAAAAGCCGGTTCCTGGTTCAGCCCCGTCAAACGCCGCAGTGTCCAAAGAGGACATCCGGCGCCTGCAGGCCACATTGTTCGAATTGCTGGAATGCAAGCGCACACTTGATCAGGCGCGTTAGGCCACGTCACTGACGTCGCCTGTTACCCGGACCTTTTGCCCAGAAGTCTGCTCAGAAAGCCGGGTTTTGCCGGCTTTTCGGCTTCTTCAGCCTGCTGGACCTGTGCCCGTTGGGCAATGCTTCTTAGTTCTTCCATTGAAACACGCTTGGCGGCTGGTGGTGGCGGTGGTGTGGTCCGCCGTGAGAATTCCGGAATGTCCGGTGCGGGCTCCTCGGGCGCCTCAGTCTCTGCTTGGCCCGACGCAGGTCCATTGGCCACAGGGCTGGTCGCCGACACCGAAATATCGCTGGATTGTTCGGTCGGCGCTTCACTGCCGGGTTTGAGGGCGCGCAGCTGTTCCAGTATGGCTGCGTCGACCGGATCGTTCGGGTCAAGGTCGGATTCTGAAACACCGTCAATGTCTTCTGCTATTTTCTTGCCATGGCCGTCATAGTGTTTGTAGATCGTCGGCGCGGCTTCCTGGACAATGCCGTATTTCGGATTGTGCACCACCTTAAGTTCGATCTCCGGTGCCCCGCCGTTTTTCGCCAGATGGTGCAGCACCTGGATCTTTTCATCCTCGTCCTCGCCGAAGACATCTCCATCGCGGATGATCTGACCGGTTGCCTGCGTGAAGGCAACGAATTCGTACAGTTTCCGGGTGAGATAGTCAGGTGGAAGGCCACAAGGGCGGAATTCGAGCGTGTAGCCGATCATCGCCGGTGCGCCGGCTCCAATGACACCGACCAGCAGTTTGCCGGTGTCCGGATCTGTTTCACCATAGGGATGGGCATGCAGGTAAAGCAGGTTCTTACCGTCGCCGGTTGCCAGTTTGACAAAGAGTTCGGGCTTCATCAGGAACAGGCTTGTGCCCCAGAACACTGCCTCGGCCGTGCCCTGTTCGACGATGAAACGCGTCACTTCCCGCGTCAGCGCCATGGCGACCTGAGCTTCTTCGGAAGTACAGAACGCGGTCTTGTCGGAGCCCACGACATCCCGGAGTTCTTCCGGCATGGCGTCGTGAGGGATCAGGCCCTTGCACACCGTAATCTGCGTATAGGCCGACGCCGAGGCGACAACCTCCGCTGCCCCGGGAAATGATTTCTTGACCGTATAGGCCTCGAGCGCCGTTTCCAGGTGATCTTTGTGTTCCAGCGGGTCGCTTTGCGTGACCAGGCAATGAAAGTCACCGCACAGCACACGTATGTCGAGATCCGTTGATGTGTTCAGGAGTTTGCAGTCGTTGGCCGGAAGTCCAAGGCCGGCGGCGGCACTGACGATGAAGTCGAAGATGTCCTGGCCCCGCACCGGCTGCAAGGTGCGGTGCAGAACCTGGACGTCGACACTGGGAAGCGGATGTATCTGCACTGCGCTGACCACTGCTATTGTTGACCCGCGCCAATGGTAGCGCTGGTGCGTGAAGAAAAGAATAGCGGATCAGGTGAGTTTTCGCGTCCGGGCTCCCTAGTTCAGTCCCATGCAGGACGCATAGAAACTGGTTGTTGCCGGCCAGTCTGAGAAGATGCCCCTGACGCCCACCTCCTGCGCCAGCACATCGATGACTTCAAGCATCTTGCCGTCGCTGTCGATCGCATCGCCGATAGACTGATAGTACCAGCCACCACCGGAATTGAGCGGCCCGGAGCGTTCCAGGGTCCAGGTGATCAGATCGAGACCGGCTTTTCTGGCCTCAACGGCATAGGGGGAGGGGACGAATTTGCCGTCTTCCAGCGTCACCAGGACAAAGAGCGGCGGTGCGATGTAATTCACACCCATCTTCTTCAGCTCCTCCATGGACGGGGAGAAGGTCGACGGATCGAGCGGGTTCAGGTCCCGGCGGGCGTCGAGATAAACCGCCTGCTTCCCGAACTCCGGTTCGTTCTCGATCCAGTAGAGTACGTCCTGAAGATTGAAGGACTGGGCAAACACATCTTCCGGCGGAATGCCAGCTTCCT
This genomic interval from Labrenzia sp. VG12 contains the following:
- a CDS encoding beta-ketoacyl-ACP synthase III; its protein translation is MSVIRSTVTGCGSYLPEKVLTNNDLAKMVDTSDEWIVQRTGIQQRHVAAEGEVTSDLALEAAKRALSAAGRDAQDIDTIILATATPDNTFPATAVTVQARLGIHHGAAFDVHAVCSGFVYALTTADAYIRAGLSRRCLVIGAETFSRILDWTDRTTCVLFGDGAGAVVVEAAEADGSNADRGILTSHLRSDGRHKEKLFVDGGPSATQTVGHLRMEGREVFKHAVGMITDVIEDAYNATGYTSEDLDWFIPHQANKRIIDASAKKLGIAPEKVVTTVQLHGNTSAASIPLALDTAVKDGRVKKNDLLMLEAMGGGFTWGSVLLRW
- a CDS encoding integration host factor subunit alpha, with product MGNRTITRADLCEAVYQKVGLSRTESSELVERVLSEISDCLVTGESVKLSSFGSFVVRSKGERIGRNPKTGEEVPISPRRVMVFKPSNVLKQRINDALTGQASK
- a CDS encoding MerR family transcriptional regulator, whose protein sequence is MSSQDKSPDAFRTISEVADDLDLPQHVLRFWETRFSQIKPLKRGGGRRYYRPDDVELLKGIRHLLYGEGYTIKGVQRILKEQGPRFVMQVRHEAGSPSPAPSSATPQSPNGPSLQAAPAEGPVPNDPGEPLPHGVLAEDAPDPHDQSSSGGFNILGRLRGEKPVPGSAPSNAAVSKEDIRRLQATLFELLECKRTLDQAR